A window of the Helianthus annuus cultivar XRQ/B chromosome 4, HanXRQr2.0-SUNRISE, whole genome shotgun sequence genome harbors these coding sequences:
- the LOC110934151 gene encoding germin-like protein 9-3, producing MAISSFTSPMLLLPLVLLLAISTTTQANDPDILTDFVTPNSSSVDASFFTYSGLRNFYNPDQKNFTVVKASMKEFPALNGQSVSYAVLQFPPAAVNPPHTHPRAAELLVVMMGTLEVGFVDTTNVLYNQTLQEGDMFVFPKGLVHFQYNRNHNQSAIAVSAFGSANAGLLSVPKSVFTTGIDENVLAMSFKTDVPTVQKIELGNVV from the coding sequence ATGGCTATCAGCTCTTTTACAAGTCCTATGCTGCTTCTGCCACTAGTCTTACTTCTAGCCATTTCAACAACAACACAAGCTAACGACCCCGACATCTTAACCGACTTCGTCACTCCAAATTCAAGTAGCGTAGATGCGAGTTTCTTCACCTATAGTGGACTCAGAAACTTCTACAACCCAGACCAGAAAAACTTCACGGTGGTTAAAGCTTCCATGAAGGAGTTCCCAGCTTTAAACGGTCAAAGCGTGTCGTACGCCGTACTCCAGTTCCCACCAGCAGCGGTGAACCCGCCTCATACTCACCCTCGTGCGGCTGAATTGTTGGTGGTGATGATGGGTACACTGGAAGTTGGATTTGTTGATACCACAAACGTGTTGTATAACCAAACGCTTCAAGAGGGGGACATGTTTGTGTTTCCGAAAGGACTTGTGCATTTTCAGTACAATAGGAACCACAATCAGTCTGCAATCGCGGTTTCGGCTTTTGGAAGTGCGAATGCTGGCCTGCTTTCAGTGCCCAAGTCTGTTTTTACTACCGGTATTGATGAAAATGTCTTGGCAATGTCGTTTAAAACCGACGTTCCAACTGTTCAGAAAATCGAGCTAGGCAATGTCGTTTAA